In Nostoc sp. UHCC 0926, a single genomic region encodes these proteins:
- a CDS encoding pentapeptide repeat-containing protein: MPPDYSGQNLRGRSFKGQNLTGANFSKADIRGANFTNAILKNADFTGAKAGLQRRWTIGLLTVSWLLSGLSGLLSIVLGALVALIFKSNNTEHFIAGIVSLILLLVFCIITIRKGLTASLGAFALAFAVAIAIAIAIAATGAIAVAAAVGGVFGLTVAVAVAVGIAVAVAVGIAVAVAIAVAGAVAVAVGIAVAVAIAVAIAVAGALAAARAGALAFAFAFTLFNAYIGWRSLAGNEKDAWVRSFAIAFAATGGTSFRGADLTDVDFTGAILRNTDFRNANLTRTRFYEVKKLDLARVDNTILINLAVLNLLISRNGRKKSYLGANLKGANLIGADLKEANLKDADITEATFQGACLEWANLTLAQVVGTNFTSAQMTGACVEAWNIESTTKLDNVDCRFIYLLESPKPGTDDRERRPSSGEFQPGEFTKLFEEVLNTVDLIFRNGIDWKAFVNAFQTVQDQNADTELALQSIENKGDGVVVVKVGVPDDADKEKIHSDFTQNYQLALQAVEEKYKAQLQAKDEQIVVYRQQSGEMAEIVKLLANKPINVQVDNKVENKNMTNSNDASRKIEIGSVGRDFNASGQALNLGDISGTVTNTINQLPASPEPEKPGIKELLTQLQAAIEADTNLPQEDKAEALEQVKALAEAGKSPQEGAMQKAAKTAIKILKGTISSLPSATKLVEQCSNLLPLISNFLGLG; the protein is encoded by the coding sequence ATGCCGCCAGACTACTCCGGTCAAAATCTTCGAGGTCGCTCTTTTAAAGGTCAAAACCTGACTGGAGCCAACTTTAGCAAGGCGGATATTAGAGGGGCAAACTTTACCAACGCGATTCTTAAAAATGCTGATTTTACAGGTGCTAAGGCTGGACTACAGCGACGTTGGACAATTGGGTTACTCACAGTCTCATGGCTGCTATCGGGACTATCAGGGTTGTTATCAATCGTCCTTGGTGCATTAGTAGCACTTATTTTTAAATCTAATAATACTGAACATTTCATCGCGGGGATAGTCTCCTTAATTTTGCTGCTGGTTTTTTGTATTATTACCATTCGTAAGGGTTTAACAGCAAGTTTAGGAGCCTTCGCCCTAGCCTTCGCCGTAGCCATAGCCATAGCCATAGCGATAGCTGCAACCGGAGCCATAGCCGTAGCCGCAGCCGTAGGCGGAGTCTTCGGCCTAACCGTAGCCGTAGCCGTAGCCGTAGGCATAGCCGTAGCCGTAGCCGTAGGCATAGCCGTAGCCGTAGCCATAGCCGTAGCCGGAGCCGTAGCCGTAGCCGTAGGCATAGCCGTAGCCGTAGCCATAGCTGTAGCCATAGCTGTAGCCGGAGCCTTAGCCGCAGCGAGAGCCGGAGCCTTAGCCTTCGCCTTCGCTTTTACATTATTTAATGCTTACATTGGCTGGCGTAGTCTGGCTGGAAATGAAAAAGACGCTTGGGTTCGCTCATTCGCTATAGCCTTTGCTGCTACAGGTGGAACTAGCTTTCGTGGTGCTGATTTAACGGATGTTGACTTTACAGGTGCAATTCTCAGAAATACAGATTTCAGAAATGCCAACCTCACACGCACTCGTTTTTATGAAGTCAAAAAACTCGACCTTGCCAGAGTAGACAACACTATACTAATTAACCTTGCTGTTCTCAATTTACTCATCAGCCGCAATGGGAGAAAAAAATCATATCTTGGTGCTAACCTTAAAGGTGCTAACCTCATAGGTGCAGATTTAAAAGAGGCAAATCTCAAAGATGCTGATATTACTGAAGCAACCTTCCAAGGAGCTTGTTTAGAGTGGGCAAATTTAACTCTAGCTCAGGTTGTTGGTACTAATTTCACTAGCGCCCAAATGACAGGTGCTTGTGTGGAAGCTTGGAATATTGAAAGTACAACCAAATTAGATAATGTAGATTGTCGCTTTATCTATCTTCTGGAAAGCCCTAAGCCTGGAACCGATGACCGCGAACGCCGTCCCAGTAGTGGCGAATTTCAACCAGGAGAATTTACTAAACTATTTGAAGAGGTTTTAAATACTGTTGATTTAATTTTCCGCAACGGCATCGACTGGAAAGCTTTTGTTAACGCCTTCCAAACAGTGCAAGACCAAAATGCAGACACAGAATTAGCTCTACAGAGTATTGAAAATAAAGGTGATGGCGTAGTAGTCGTTAAAGTTGGTGTACCTGATGATGCTGATAAAGAAAAGATTCATAGCGATTTTACACAAAATTATCAACTGGCATTGCAAGCTGTAGAAGAAAAATATAAAGCACAATTACAAGCTAAAGATGAGCAAATAGTCGTTTATCGCCAACAAAGTGGAGAGATGGCAGAGATTGTAAAATTATTAGCTAATAAGCCGATTAATGTTCAAGTTGACAATAAAGTTGAGAATAAAAATATGACTAACAGTAATGATGCCAGCCGCAAAATTGAAATTGGCAGCGTTGGCAGAGATTTTAATGCCAGTGGACAAGCTTTAAATTTGGGCGATATCAGCGGTACGGTAACAAATACCATCAACCAGTTACCAGCATCACCCGAACCAGAGAAACCGGGAATTAAGGAATTGTTGACGCAATTGCAAGCAGCAATTGAGGCTGATACAAACTTACCTCAAGAAGATAAAGCTGAGGCATTAGAACAAGTGAAAGCTTTAGCAGAAGCGGGGAAAAGCCCTCAAGAGGGGGCGATGCAAAAGGCGGCGAAAACGGCTATAAAGATTTTAAAAGGGACAATTTCTAGTTTACCCAGTGCCACAAAGTTGGTTGAACAATGCAGCAATCTATTGCCGTTGATTTCAAATTTTCTGGGTTTAGGTTGA
- the crtD gene encoding C-3',4' desaturase CrtD — protein MSSIPLDKSNSHVVVIGAGIGGLTAGALLAHRGYSVLILDQALVPGGCASTFKRQGFTFDVGATQVAGLEPGGIHHRIFSELSIDLPPATPCDPACAVYLPGESTPINVWRDQEKWQEERQKQFPGSEPFWQLMATLFNASWEFQGRDPVLPPRNLWDLWQLTQAVRPSTLITVPFTLFTVGDALRLCGLGNDQRLRTFLDLQLKLYSQVDAEKTALLYAATALSVSQLPQGLFHLQGSMQVLSDRLVQSLERDGGKLLMRHTVEEIKVENGKATAVVIRNQKTGEVWTEAADHIVTNVTVQNLVQLLGQAPSGYQNRVEKLPQASSAFVIYLGVDASAIPPGCPPHLQFMYDADGPIGENNSLFVSVSHPGDGRAPNGKATIIASSFVDPAQWWQTEDYQGLKEKFTQEAIARLAQYFYLKPETIIHQEAATPRTFAHFTARDRGIVGGIGQRIPTFGPFGFANRTPISHLWLVGDSTHPGEGTAGVSYSALTVVRQIEAQN, from the coding sequence ATGTCCAGCATTCCTCTTGACAAAAGTAACTCTCATGTTGTCGTTATCGGTGCCGGAATAGGTGGACTGACTGCTGGAGCATTATTAGCTCATAGAGGTTACAGTGTCTTAATTTTGGATCAGGCCCTCGTACCCGGAGGCTGTGCTTCGACGTTTAAACGGCAGGGATTTACCTTCGATGTGGGAGCAACTCAGGTGGCTGGGTTGGAACCAGGGGGAATTCACCACCGCATTTTCTCAGAATTGTCAATAGATTTACCGCCAGCAACGCCTTGTGATCCTGCTTGTGCGGTCTATTTACCTGGCGAAAGCACACCGATTAATGTCTGGCGCGACCAAGAGAAATGGCAAGAGGAACGACAAAAACAGTTTCCTGGTAGCGAACCGTTCTGGCAATTGATGGCAACTTTATTTAATGCCAGTTGGGAATTTCAAGGACGCGATCCGGTGCTACCACCACGTAATTTATGGGATTTGTGGCAGCTAACGCAAGCGGTGCGTCCCAGTACATTAATTACTGTACCCTTCACTTTGTTTACGGTAGGAGACGCTTTACGCTTATGTGGACTGGGAAATGACCAGCGATTGAGGACTTTTTTAGATTTGCAATTGAAGTTGTATTCCCAGGTGGATGCAGAAAAGACAGCATTACTTTATGCTGCCACAGCATTGAGTGTATCCCAACTGCCCCAAGGATTGTTTCACCTCCAGGGAAGTATGCAAGTACTAAGCGATCGCCTGGTACAATCCTTAGAAAGAGATGGCGGCAAATTGTTGATGCGCCACACTGTAGAAGAAATTAAAGTAGAAAATGGCAAAGCTACTGCTGTAGTCATTAGAAATCAGAAAACTGGCGAAGTCTGGACAGAAGCAGCTGACCACATAGTTACCAATGTCACCGTGCAAAACTTGGTGCAGTTGTTGGGACAAGCCCCATCTGGTTATCAAAACCGGGTGGAAAAACTGCCCCAAGCATCGAGTGCGTTTGTGATTTATTTGGGTGTAGATGCCAGCGCGATTCCGCCTGGATGCCCTCCCCATCTGCAATTTATGTATGATGCTGATGGCCCGATTGGCGAGAATAATTCCCTATTTGTTTCCGTCAGTCATCCTGGAGACGGTCGCGCCCCAAATGGTAAAGCCACAATTATTGCTTCTTCATTTGTCGATCCTGCACAGTGGTGGCAGACTGAAGATTATCAAGGACTAAAAGAAAAGTTTACCCAAGAAGCGATCGCTCGTCTTGCCCAATACTTCTATCTCAAACCAGAAACGATTATTCATCAAGAAGCAGCAACACCGCGCACCTTTGCCCATTTCACAGCCCGCGATCGGGGTATAGTTGGTGGCATTGGTCAAAGAATACCCACCTTTGGCCCCTTTGGATTCGCCAATCGGACACCAATCTCGCATCTGTGGTTAGTTGGTGACTCTACCCATCCCGGCGAAGGTACTGCTGGGGTAAGTTATTCGGCGCTAACGGTAGTCAGGCAAATTGAGGCGCAAAACTGA
- a CDS encoding saccharopine dehydrogenase family protein produces MTDSVLIIGGRGRIGSTVAQDLATHTQAQITITGRSAEFGEAVSLSSGGQVQFLLLDLAEVDKLRDAIANSNLVIHCAGPFHYRDTNVLETCIALGVNYVDVSDHRSYTSKALKYNDQAAAAGVTAIINTGIFPGISNSMVRQGVEQFDQPEKIHLSYLVSGSGGAGITVMRTTFLGLQYPFETWIDGKWQVIKPYSERELVEFPPPYGPSGVYWFDMPETFTLPKAFPSVKTVITKFGSVPDFYNHLTWIAAHVFPKWLMQRRYMIEFLSHVSHSMTDVTNNFTGIGVAVRSEVTGQKNGETAVYCSTVVHENTAIASGCGTGSIAQLLLEGKLNKPGVFAVEEALPTDLFEEVMQSRGIKINQSWL; encoded by the coding sequence ATGACAGACAGCGTTTTAATTATTGGTGGACGGGGGCGGATTGGTAGCACTGTTGCTCAGGATCTAGCTACCCATACGCAGGCACAAATTACGATTACTGGACGTTCTGCGGAGTTTGGGGAGGCTGTTAGCTTGTCTTCGGGAGGACAAGTGCAGTTTTTGCTATTGGACTTGGCAGAAGTTGACAAGCTGCGAGATGCGATCGCAAACTCTAACTTAGTCATCCATTGTGCTGGTCCATTTCACTATCGAGATACTAATGTTCTCGAAACCTGTATTGCTCTAGGCGTTAACTATGTAGATGTCAGCGACCATCGTTCCTATACCAGCAAAGCTCTCAAGTATAATGACCAAGCTGCTGCTGCTGGTGTGACAGCAATTATTAATACTGGCATTTTTCCTGGTATTTCTAACAGCATGGTACGTCAAGGTGTTGAACAATTTGATCAACCAGAAAAGATCCATTTAAGTTATTTGGTTTCAGGTTCTGGCGGTGCTGGCATTACAGTGATGCGGACAACTTTTCTGGGGTTGCAGTATCCTTTTGAGACTTGGATAGATGGAAAATGGCAGGTAATCAAGCCTTACAGTGAAAGAGAATTAGTTGAGTTTCCACCTCCTTATGGCCCCAGCGGAGTTTACTGGTTTGATATGCCAGAAACCTTTACACTGCCCAAAGCTTTCCCATCAGTAAAAACTGTAATTACTAAGTTTGGCTCTGTTCCCGATTTTTACAATCACCTAACTTGGATTGCGGCACACGTTTTTCCCAAGTGGTTAATGCAGCGTCGTTACATGATTGAATTTCTGTCTCATGTCAGCCATTCGATGACAGATGTCACTAATAATTTTACTGGAATTGGGGTAGCAGTTCGTTCAGAAGTTACAGGGCAAAAAAATGGTGAAACAGCCGTTTATTGTTCAACTGTAGTGCATGAAAATACAGCCATAGCTTCTGGTTGCGGCACAGGTAGTATTGCCCAATTATTGCTAGAAGGTAAACTCAATAAACCAGGTGTTTTTGCTGTGGAAGAAGCATTACCAACAGATTTATTTGAAGAGGTAATGCAAAGCCGAGGAATTAAAATTAATCAAAGTTGGTTATAG
- a CDS encoding cation:proton antiporter — MVDTYIIDLFVIGLLLLMVTLGSGWIARLPLSFALIYLLVGIFLGPYGLKLVQLRQNEVFNAELLEKITELVVIISVFGCGLRIIRPLKLGVWDITVRLIVFLMPISIFALAVVGKLFLGMNWGEAILLGAILAPTDPVLASEVQLTDTNDQDELRFGLTSEGGLNDALAFPFVYFGIHALENDNWGNWFKQWIAVDLIWAIAVGIIMGIVVAKSIVWIEQKIQKRRATDKLMEDFIAISTILLTYSLTEMLNGYGFLAVFVAGLVVQRSYRNPEKPLAELEFVEQIEKLLEVGTILLLGSILLLKPMLNYAGQSLIVIILLFLIIRPLGVWISTIGKRPLESHRRTMHPGTRLLFGWFGIRGVGSLYYLAYAFSHGLKGEVAEKIAWITYTTIIASVIIHGISSTPLMKWYERNLANQRKTTPRATIDEFD; from the coding sequence ATGGTAGATACCTATATTATTGACCTATTTGTGATCGGTCTACTTTTGCTGATGGTCACATTAGGGTCAGGCTGGATTGCTCGCCTACCTCTTTCTTTTGCCCTTATCTACTTACTAGTTGGTATATTTCTAGGCCCTTACGGCTTAAAACTTGTTCAATTACGTCAAAATGAAGTTTTCAACGCCGAACTGCTGGAGAAAATAACAGAACTTGTAGTAATTATTTCTGTGTTTGGCTGCGGCTTAAGAATTATTCGTCCTCTAAAGTTGGGGGTTTGGGATATTACGGTGCGATTGATTGTATTTCTGATGCCAATTTCAATTTTTGCTCTGGCTGTTGTGGGTAAATTGTTTTTAGGGATGAATTGGGGAGAAGCGATTTTATTAGGAGCAATTCTTGCACCCACAGATCCAGTATTAGCATCAGAAGTACAACTGACCGATACAAATGACCAAGATGAATTGAGATTTGGTTTAACTTCTGAAGGTGGTTTAAATGATGCTTTAGCTTTTCCCTTCGTTTATTTTGGCATTCATGCATTAGAAAATGATAACTGGGGCAACTGGTTTAAACAGTGGATTGCAGTTGATTTAATTTGGGCGATCGCAGTTGGGATTATTATGGGAATTGTTGTTGCGAAATCTATAGTTTGGATTGAGCAAAAAATTCAAAAACGCCGTGCTACCGATAAGTTAATGGAAGATTTTATTGCTATTAGCACAATTCTACTAACTTATTCCTTAACAGAAATGTTGAATGGCTATGGATTTCTGGCAGTATTTGTTGCTGGGTTAGTTGTCCAACGCAGTTACAGAAATCCTGAAAAACCGCTAGCAGAATTGGAATTTGTTGAGCAAATTGAAAAGCTGTTGGAAGTTGGGACAATTTTACTATTAGGTTCAATATTATTATTAAAACCAATGCTCAATTATGCTGGGCAATCTTTGATAGTGATAATTTTATTATTCTTGATAATCAGACCTCTAGGAGTTTGGATTAGCACAATAGGTAAACGTCCTCTAGAATCACACCGTCGAACCATGCACCCAGGAACTCGGTTGTTATTTGGATGGTTTGGTATTCGCGGTGTTGGTTCTTTATATTATCTTGCCTATGCGTTTAGTCATGGCTTAAAAGGTGAAGTAGCCGAAAAAATTGCTTGGATAACTTACACTACTATTATTGCTTCTGTGATTATACATGGCATTAGTTCAACTCCATTAATGAAGTGGTATGAGCGCAATCTTGCTAATCAGAGAAAGACTACCCCTCGTGCCACAATAGATGAATTTGATTAA
- a CDS encoding choice-of-anchor Q domain-containing protein, which yields MSTFTVTNTNSSGAGSLQQAILNANALTGKDIIKFGGLFTDAIADTITLAGSSLSITDDLKIDGTGADLLTVSGNNASRVFEISSHATVEIKGLTITKGNSDSDNSEILGGGGIYNQGILTLSNASISSNNGETGGGIYNTGSLTVSNSTISENNSYFRGSGIYNTGVTKVIDSTINNNVAGYYAGGIYNDGGTLTVSNSTIRSNTGATAYYFQGEGGGIYNTGTATVSNSTISGNIAELGGGIYNTATLSVTNSTIDGNKVFSIYSGSDGGGIYNSGAATVSNSTISGNEAEFGGGIYNNRGTLTVSNSTIALNTAIRLQIIHSGYEYGDGGGIYNSNSGTIIVKNSIVAGNFDTPNDDPANAINLDLVGKFISNGYNLIGSLGSSTGFNASEQLTVAITEVIDTTLRDNGGPVKTHALVTGSPAINGGKNADVPLDTTDQDGDGNITEQVPFDQRGSGFVRISGGKVDIGAFEAKVNVINGNCGSNTLNGTAGDDIITGYYGKDTITGGAGADSFVYTNIQDAGDTIAGFKKSTDKIVLRQLFQNSGLANLNFAGAIAGGYLRFETKGSSAIVLIDPDGSSGKGHAVNFITVSNVSTAALNNAINFAF from the coding sequence ATGTCTACATTTACCGTCACTAACACCAACAGCAGCGGTGCTGGTTCACTACAACAGGCAATACTAAATGCCAATGCTCTAACAGGAAAGGACATCATTAAATTTGGTGGGTTGTTTACTGATGCGATCGCTGATACCATCACCCTTGCTGGTAGTAGTCTGAGTATCACAGATGACCTGAAGATTGACGGTACAGGGGCGGACTTGCTCACTGTTAGTGGTAATAATGCTTCTCGTGTTTTTGAGATTAGCAGTCATGCCACTGTTGAAATCAAAGGATTGACTATCACCAAGGGCAATAGTGATAGTGATAATTCTGAAATTCTGGGGGGTGGTGGCATTTACAATCAAGGCATCCTGACGTTAAGCAACGCCAGCATCAGTAGCAATAATGGAGAAACGGGAGGCGGCATTTACAATACTGGCAGCCTCACAGTGAGCAACAGCACTATCAGTGAGAATAACTCATATTTCCGCGGCAGTGGTATCTACAATACTGGTGTTACAAAGGTGATTGATAGTACTATTAATAACAACGTGGCAGGCTACTACGCTGGCGGCATCTACAATGATGGTGGTACTCTCACAGTCAGCAATAGCACTATCAGAAGCAATACTGGAGCCACAGCTTATTACTTTCAGGGCGAAGGCGGCGGCATCTACAATACTGGGACTGCAACGGTAAGTAACAGCACCATCAGTGGCAATATTGCAGAGCTAGGCGGTGGTATCTACAATACTGCCACTCTATCGGTGACTAACAGCACCATTGATGGCAACAAAGTATTCTCTATTTACAGTGGCAGCGACGGTGGCGGCATCTACAATAGTGGCGCTGCGACGGTGAGTAACAGCACCATCAGTGGCAATGAAGCAGAGTTTGGCGGTGGTATTTACAATAATCGTGGCACCTTAACGGTGAGCAACAGCACTATCGCGCTCAATACTGCTATCAGGTTGCAAATTATACATAGTGGTTACGAGTATGGCGATGGTGGCGGCATTTACAACTCTAACTCTGGCACCATCATAGTAAAAAACAGCATTGTCGCTGGCAACTTTGACACCCCCAATGACGATCCAGCTAATGCTATCAACCTTGATTTAGTAGGTAAGTTCATTAGCAACGGCTATAACCTCATCGGCAGCCTCGGTAGCAGTACAGGCTTTAATGCTAGCGAACAGTTAACTGTTGCCATCACAGAAGTTATCGATACTACCTTGCGGGATAACGGCGGCCCGGTCAAAACTCACGCCCTAGTCACGGGTAGCCCTGCCATCAACGGTGGCAAGAATGCAGACGTACCTCTTGATACCACAGATCAGGATGGTGACGGCAACATCACTGAACAAGTACCATTTGACCAACGTGGTTCTGGCTTCGTTCGCATCTCTGGCGGTAAGGTAGACATTGGTGCATTTGAGGCAAAAGTCAATGTCATCAATGGCAACTGTGGAAGCAATACTCTCAATGGTACTGCTGGCGATGACATTATCACTGGCTACTACGGGAAAGATACCATCACAGGTGGTGCAGGCGCAGACTCGTTCGTTTATACAAATATCCAGGATGCGGGTGATACGATCGCTGGCTTTAAAAAAAGTACTGACAAGATTGTCCTACGGCAACTTTTCCAAAATTCTGGTCTAGCCAACCTGAATTTTGCCGGTGCGATCGCCGGCGGCTATTTGCGCTTCGAGACTAAGGGAAGTAGTGCGATCGTTTTAATTGATCCAGATGGTTCATCTGGAAAAGGTCATGCTGTCAACTTTATTACCGTTAGCAATGTGTCTACCGCTGCTTTGAACAACGCCATTAATTTTGCCTTCTAA
- a CDS encoding bluetail domain-containing putative surface protein: MTSTTTYTYDVDGKVISERTDNNSDGIIDSVITYRYDLTSTSIDTNGDGKVDFVETFTYNAKGNQTSYSSEDNGDGKVDRVYTYTYDAKGKRTSFSSDTNGDGKVDYVETSTYDAKGNRTSFSTDNNGDGKVDSVQTYTYNAKGNQTSLSSDDNGDGKVDVVFTYTYDAKGNRTSFSNDFNGDGKVDSVDTYTYDAKGNRTSFSTDNNGDGKVDYVQTYTYNAKGNRTSASYDFNGDGKVDSVETYTYDAKGNRTSISTDNGDGKVDYVQTFTYDAKGNQTSDSRDNNGDGKVDYVQTSTYDAKGNQTSFSTDDNGDGKVDYVQTFTYDAKGNQTSDSRDNNGDGKVDVVYTYTYDAKGNQTSTIFDDNGDGKVDSVSTSTYGRASASYDFNNDGVIDAVGIYSYDFNGKLTSQKIDKNNDGIFDEVTAYSYDANGKQTAQIADKNNDGIPDEITTFNYDRNGKLISADIDKNSDGITDAVATYLYDTNGQLISKTTIDGNVPKITLNGSNGADELSGGAGNDQISGKNGNDKLFGLAGNDKLVGGNGNDILNGGAGRDTLTGGCGADEFVFSSLSDSLLSSFDKITDLNISQDKIDGLYAVSAANLVQLGKVASLNLFDVQQILTATAFVAKGAATFTLGTGNKEQTFLALNDNTNGFSALTDAVIEISSYKGNLASLAVV; encoded by the coding sequence ATGACATCAACCACAACTTACACTTACGATGTCGATGGCAAAGTGATATCTGAGAGGACAGACAACAACAGTGATGGCATAATAGACTCAGTTATTACCTACCGCTATGATCTGACATCCACGAGCATTGACACCAACGGCGACGGCAAAGTTGATTTTGTCGAAACCTTTACTTATAATGCCAAGGGCAACCAGACATCCTATAGCAGTGAAGACAACGGCGACGGCAAAGTTGATCGTGTCTATACCTATACTTATGATGCTAAGGGCAAGCGGACATCCTTTAGCAGTGACACCAACGGCGACGGCAAAGTTGATTATGTCGAAACCTCTACTTATGATGCCAAGGGCAACCGGACATCCTTTAGCACTGACAACAACGGCGACGGCAAAGTTGATTCTGTTCAAACCTATACTTATAATGCCAAGGGCAACCAGACATCCTTAAGCAGTGACGACAACGGCGACGGCAAAGTTGATGTTGTCTTTACCTATACTTATGATGCCAAGGGCAACCGGACATCCTTTAGCAATGACTTCAACGGCGACGGCAAAGTTGATTCTGTCGACACCTATACTTATGATGCCAAGGGCAACCGGACATCCTTTAGCACTGACAACAACGGCGACGGCAAAGTTGATTATGTTCAAACCTATACTTATAATGCCAAGGGCAACCGGACATCCGCTAGCTATGACTTCAACGGCGACGGCAAAGTTGATTCTGTCGAAACCTATACTTATGATGCCAAGGGCAACCGGACATCCATAAGCACTGACAACGGCGACGGCAAAGTTGATTATGTCCAAACCTTTACTTATGATGCCAAGGGCAACCAGACATCCGATAGCCGTGACAACAACGGCGACGGCAAAGTTGATTATGTCCAAACCTCTACTTATGATGCCAAGGGCAACCAGACATCCTTTAGCACTGACGACAACGGCGACGGCAAAGTTGATTATGTCCAAACTTTTACTTATGATGCCAAGGGCAACCAGACATCCGATAGCCGTGACAACAACGGCGACGGCAAAGTTGATGTTGTCTATACCTATACTTATGATGCCAAGGGCAACCAGACATCCACCATCTTTGACGACAACGGCGACGGCAAAGTTGATTCTGTCAGTACCTCTACTTATGGACGCGCATCCGCTAGCTATGACTTCAACAATGATGGTGTAATTGATGCAGTTGGCATCTACAGCTACGATTTTAACGGCAAGCTGACATCACAAAAAATTGACAAAAATAATGATGGCATCTTTGATGAAGTCACCGCTTACAGTTACGACGCTAACGGCAAACAGACTGCACAGATTGCTGACAAAAATAATGATGGCATCCCTGATGAAATTACCACTTTCAACTACGATCGCAATGGCAAACTAATTTCCGCAGATATTGACAAAAATAGTGATGGCATTACTGATGCAGTTGCCACTTATCTGTATGATACCAATGGTCAATTAATCAGTAAAACCACTATAGACGGAAATGTGCCAAAGATTACTTTAAACGGTAGTAACGGTGCAGATGAACTCAGTGGTGGGGCTGGTAATGATCAAATTTCCGGCAAAAATGGCAACGATAAACTCTTTGGATTAGCCGGAAATGACAAACTAGTTGGTGGTAATGGTAATGACATCCTCAATGGTGGTGCTGGGCGTGATACCCTCACAGGCGGTTGTGGCGCTGATGAATTTGTGTTCAGTAGTCTGAGTGATTCGCTGCTGTCTAGCTTTGATAAAATAACTGACTTGAACATTTCTCAAGATAAAATTGATGGGCTGTATGCAGTTAGCGCTGCTAATTTAGTTCAACTTGGCAAAGTTGCGAGTCTAAATCTTTTCGATGTACAACAGATATTGACTGCAACTGCTTTTGTGGCTAAAGGTGCGGCAACTTTTACCCTTGGTACAGGCAATAAGGAGCAGACTTTTCTGGCACTCAACGATAACACTAATGGATTCTCTGCCCTCACGGATGCCGTGATTGAGATTAGCAGCTACAAGGGTAACTTAGCCTCCTTAGCAGTTGTATAA